A genomic region of Romeriopsis navalis LEGE 11480 contains the following coding sequences:
- a CDS encoding SufE family protein, translating to MSTTSAELPAALEKIVKRLQNTTDPKQKYQRLIWFAQKLPEFPEADKTEENKVSGCTSQVFITAHLEDGKVVFDGDSDSQLVKGLVAILVQGLNGLSPKDVLLLTPDFIQDTGLNVSLTPSRVNGFYNIFKMMQQKALRLSAANEI from the coding sequence ATGTCAACGACCTCGGCAGAACTGCCAGCCGCCCTCGAAAAAATCGTTAAGCGCCTGCAAAATACCACTGATCCAAAGCAGAAATACCAACGTCTGATTTGGTTTGCCCAAAAACTGCCGGAGTTCCCCGAAGCGGACAAAACCGAGGAAAATAAGGTTTCTGGCTGTACTTCCCAGGTGTTTATTACCGCGCACCTCGAAGATGGCAAAGTGGTGTTTGATGGCGACTCTGATTCGCAGTTAGTGAAGGGCTTAGTGGCGATTCTGGTGCAAGGCTTGAATGGTCTATCCCCTAAGGACGTTTTGCTACTCACGCCCGATTTTATTCAAGATACGGGCCTGAACGTGAGCCTCACGCCATCGCGGGTCAATGGTTTTTACAACATCTTCAAGATGATGCAGCAAAAGGCTTTGCGATTGAGTGCGGCGAACGAGATTTAG
- a CDS encoding GTPase family protein, whose protein sequence is MSSSDHNSASDYESSADRKFRLNHLNPLENPALGRFLGSTVQPMTGWVSKSFLQLKRNLPDPNITATVSSWFRVDEAEIAKILEQVRQELPTTEAILVGKPQTGKSSIVRGLTGVSGEIVGHGYRPHTEHTQRYNFPTDALPLLTFTDTVGLGDGIQQTSEVIQELLGQLVEAEPTTSSAAELPDAKTAARDPSSAKVIIFTVKVTDFATATLREIAAQIRTQQPNVPCILAITCLHELYPPDQANHPTYPPDLASVQRAVEQIQKDFKGLYDRSILLDFTLEEDGFDPVFYGLDALLDRLSELLPHAESQAIAQLLDARFADDREVVDQLGQIYRDAARRYILPFSLMAGTLAAVPLPFATMPVLTAVQVTMVGLLGQLYGQKIKPSQAGGLVSAIAGGFLAQVIGRELVKFIPIFGSVVAASWATAYTWSLGEAACVYFGDLMGGRKPDSDRIHAVMKTAFAEAQQRFKSLSQTPQNASETER, encoded by the coding sequence TGACTGGCTGGGTGAGTAAAAGTTTTCTGCAACTAAAGCGCAATCTGCCTGATCCCAACATCACCGCCACCGTTTCAAGTTGGTTTAGGGTCGATGAGGCTGAGATCGCCAAAATTTTAGAGCAAGTCCGTCAAGAACTGCCCACCACCGAAGCGATTTTGGTGGGCAAGCCGCAGACGGGCAAAAGTTCGATCGTCCGAGGATTAACCGGCGTGAGCGGCGAAATTGTCGGTCACGGCTATCGTCCGCATACCGAGCATACTCAACGCTATAATTTCCCCACCGATGCCCTGCCCCTGCTCACCTTCACTGATACAGTTGGCCTGGGGGATGGGATTCAACAAACCTCCGAAGTAATCCAAGAGTTATTGGGCCAGTTGGTCGAGGCTGAACCCACGACTAGTTCTGCCGCTGAGCTTCCAGATGCGAAAACTGCGGCCCGCGATCCGTCCAGTGCCAAAGTTATTATTTTTACGGTCAAAGTCACTGATTTTGCCACGGCCACCCTGCGCGAAATTGCCGCCCAGATCCGCACCCAGCAACCCAACGTGCCTTGTATCTTGGCCATTACTTGTCTGCACGAACTCTATCCACCGGACCAAGCCAATCACCCGACCTATCCGCCCGATTTAGCATCAGTGCAACGCGCTGTCGAACAGATTCAGAAGGATTTTAAGGGGTTATACGATCGGTCGATTTTGCTTGACTTCACCCTCGAAGAAGACGGTTTTGATCCCGTTTTCTATGGTCTGGATGCCTTACTCGATCGCTTGTCCGAACTTTTGCCCCATGCCGAATCCCAAGCGATTGCCCAATTACTCGATGCGCGTTTTGCTGACGATCGTGAAGTTGTTGATCAACTGGGTCAGATCTACCGGGATGCAGCCCGACGTTATATCTTGCCCTTTTCGCTGATGGCCGGGACCCTGGCGGCAGTGCCACTGCCTTTTGCCACGATGCCTGTTTTAACGGCGGTACAGGTAACGATGGTAGGGCTGCTGGGTCAGCTCTATGGCCAAAAGATCAAACCATCCCAGGCGGGGGGCTTAGTGAGTGCCATCGCCGGGGGCTTTCTTGCCCAAGTGATTGGCCGCGAACTGGTCAAATTTATCCCCATCTTCGGCAGTGTTGTGGCGGCCTCTTGGGCGACAGCCTACACTTGGTCCCTGGGCGAAGCTGCCTGTGTCTACTTCGGTGACTTAATGGGGGGCCGTAAACCGGATAGTGATCGTATCCATGCCGTCATGAAAACTGCCTTTGCGGAGGCTCAACAACGATTTAAATCCTTATCCCAAACGCCGCAAAACGCATCCGAGACCGAGCGTTGA